In one Bufo gargarizans isolate SCDJY-AF-19 chromosome 11, ASM1485885v1, whole genome shotgun sequence genomic region, the following are encoded:
- the CHURC1 gene encoding protein Churchill, translating into MCGGCVQQEYPDRGHTCLETGSFLMNYVSCAKCNTRDFVLIANKTADEEDGEEIITYDHMCKNCHHVIAKHEYTFSVVDEYQEYSMLCMLCGRAEDSVSVLPDDPRQMAPLF; encoded by the exons ATGTGTGGAGGCTGCGTGCAGCAGGAGTACCCAGACCGG GGTCACACGTGTCTGGAGACCGGATCCTTTCTAATGAATTATGTAAGTTGTGCAAAGTGCAATACACGAGACTTTGTGCTCATCGCCAATAAGACAGCGGATGAAGAGGACGGGGAAGAGATTATTACCTATGATC ATATGTGCAAAAATTGTCACCATGTAATTGCAAAGCACGAGTATACCTTCAGTGTGGTGGATGAATATCAG GAGTACAGCATGCTCTGCATGCTGTGTGGGAGAGCAGAGGACTCTGTCAGTGTCCTGCCCGATGACCCGCGACAGATGGCGCCACTCTTCTAG